Proteins from a single region of Kineosporiaceae bacterium:
- a CDS encoding HNH endonuclease, with the protein MSVMQACFAESGDPDEVAALRAECALLRVRDGELRTACGRLERRVNRLSEEQDWATRRIARLTDRCAHLAGLVPVSALTTLPAGNAPEDRTASDEERSPAIVGAADSGRRPDRVSAPGGPSPADAVPGPDGVSIVGEPAPGGLVAALAGVGGARLAAAVQTAVGDLAALSMPDPAAGVELGCLADLPDRAVADLAAAGCRVATWAKLAATVAAEELVTRWENGAADEHASPVNAQPVFPDHDLGYRAAIAETATTCVIGETTVAARVDALRELPARLPGLWHLLATGEVDIDTARMVHTKTRHLPGEVLSRLEPQLLVKVSALTWGQLAAWLDRVVATADPRDLAEQIADNIERRRVAFRTAGPGTGRMTLIASVADIEAIQMTLLAHASAGDDPDRPRPTAAVRADIITDLITGTHTGTGTGAGTGSASTEPATQPEPQTESPSDAAADDDAQAEADANAASAADAASPPDADTEAEAEANDVPDTHTGTCTPTAAAGPPGPGCPPTPSGSCRPPQPFTPDSLASLPGPRVHITVPLSAVLGGDGIGETNDYGPLTASAIRELLAGLHRMGVTATWRCLITDDTPGSPTHGTVLGIGKAPHALVRTATGLLRELVQAREQCCTFPGCRRRAITCEVDHRTPHAEGGPTCECNLHPLCKHHHRLRDRGFTPTLIDPGTGLPITQWVTPTGRVIRTESEHPPF; encoded by the coding sequence ATGTCCGTGATGCAGGCCTGCTTCGCCGAGTCGGGTGACCCCGACGAGGTCGCTGCGCTGCGCGCGGAGTGTGCCCTGTTGCGGGTGCGGGACGGGGAGCTGCGGACGGCGTGTGGTCGCCTGGAGCGGCGCGTGAACCGGTTGAGCGAGGAACAGGACTGGGCCACCCGCCGGATCGCGCGGCTCACCGACCGGTGCGCCCACCTGGCCGGGTTGGTGCCGGTGAGTGCCCTGACCACACTGCCTGCCGGGAACGCACCGGAAGACCGGACCGCATCGGACGAGGAGCGATCGCCGGCGATCGTTGGCGCAGCCGACAGCGGGCGCCGGCCGGACCGCGTGAGCGCACCGGGTGGGCCGAGCCCCGCGGACGCCGTGCCCGGACCGGACGGCGTGAGCATCGTCGGTGAGCCAGCCCCTGGTGGGTTGGTGGCGGCCCTGGCCGGTGTGGGTGGTGCCCGGTTGGCGGCAGCGGTACAGACCGCGGTCGGTGACCTCGCCGCCCTGTCGATGCCCGACCCCGCCGCGGGGGTGGAGTTGGGGTGCCTGGCCGATCTGCCCGACCGGGCCGTGGCTGACCTGGCCGCTGCGGGGTGCCGGGTGGCGACCTGGGCGAAACTCGCCGCGACCGTGGCCGCCGAAGAACTCGTCACCCGGTGGGAGAACGGCGCCGCCGACGAGCACGCCAGCCCCGTGAACGCCCAGCCGGTGTTCCCCGACCACGACCTGGGCTACCGCGCCGCCATCGCCGAAACCGCCACCACCTGCGTGATCGGCGAGACCACGGTGGCGGCGCGGGTGGACGCCCTGCGGGAACTGCCTGCCCGTCTGCCCGGCCTGTGGCACCTGCTGGCCACCGGGGAGGTCGACATCGACACCGCCCGCATGGTCCACACCAAGACCCGCCACCTACCCGGCGAGGTCCTTTCGCGGCTGGAACCGCAGCTCCTGGTCAAGGTGAGCGCCCTGACCTGGGGTCAGCTCGCCGCGTGGCTGGACCGGGTGGTCGCCACAGCCGACCCCCGGGACCTGGCCGAGCAGATCGCCGACAACATCGAACGCCGCCGGGTCGCCTTCCGTACCGCCGGCCCGGGGACCGGGCGGATGACGTTGATCGCCTCGGTCGCCGACATCGAAGCCATCCAGATGACCCTGCTCGCCCACGCCTCCGCCGGGGATGACCCCGACCGGCCCCGACCGACCGCCGCGGTCCGCGCTGACATCATCACCGACCTCATCACCGGCACCCACACCGGCACCGGCACCGGCGCTGGCACCGGAAGCGCATCCACCGAACCTGCAACCCAGCCAGAGCCACAGACCGAGTCCCCTTCCGACGCAGCAGCAGACGATGACGCCCAAGCCGAGGCCGACGCGAACGCCGCATCGGCGGCAGACGCCGCCTCCCCGCCCGACGCCGACACCGAGGCAGAGGCCGAGGCCAACGACGTGCCCGACACCCACACCGGCACGTGCACCCCAACCGCCGCAGCCGGCCCACCCGGGCCAGGGTGCCCGCCGACGCCGTCTGGTAGCTGCCGACCACCCCAACCCTTCACACCCGACTCCCTCGCATCGCTACCCGGACCCCGCGTCCACATCACTGTGCCCCTGTCCGCCGTCCTCGGCGGCGACGGCATCGGCGAGACCAACGACTACGGACCACTCACCGCATCCGCCATCCGCGAACTGCTCGCCGGACTCCACCGCATGGGCGTCACCGCGACCTGGCGCTGCCTGATCACCGACGACACCCCCGGCTCACCCACCCACGGCACCGTGTTGGGTATCGGCAAGGCACCCCACGCCCTGGTCCGCACCGCCACCGGCCTACTCCGCGAACTCGTCCAAGCCCGCGAACAGTGCTGCACCTTCCCCGGCTGCCGACGCCGCGCCATCACCTGCGAAGTCGACCACCGCACCCCACACGCCGAGGGCGGCCCGACGTGCGAGTGCAACCTGCACCCCCTGTGCAAGCACCACCACCGGCTCCGCGACCGAGGCTTCACCCCGACCCTGATCGACCCCGGCACCGGACTACCCATCACCCAATGGGTCACCCCCACCGGACGAGTCATCCGGACCGAGAGCGAACACCCACCCTTCTGA
- a CDS encoding NAD/NADP octopine/nopaline dehydrogenase family protein, translating to MKVAVLGAGGGGLAVAYEWAARGHQVSLYAQGAHDHHLAPVRERGGIQAEGLLEGFVPLHAVTTDIAEALDGVELVFVVGPAYATEPFGADTRGHLRPGMTVVVCPSSCVGSLAFKHAAGLDLDDESVLVGETSTLPYAARASMHASVRIFHRFDTGLSAAAAPRAGTPRLVEVLRQVYPHTEEASGIFQTTLQNGNPVIHPAVTLLNAALIERTGGDFMFYEEGVTEAVGRFMKAVDDERLAIAQAVGVTILTEPEIGVRQGYMTEANYTTGYSTAPGFRGIKAQGELDHRYLTEDVGYSLVFFTDLARHLSVPTPTMDAVIHIASVVTGQDFATERARTMHTMGLAGMTREQLAAF from the coding sequence ATGAAGGTTGCAGTGCTGGGAGCGGGCGGCGGAGGGTTGGCTGTCGCCTACGAGTGGGCAGCCCGCGGACACCAGGTCTCGCTGTACGCCCAGGGTGCCCACGACCATCATCTGGCGCCCGTCCGCGAACGCGGCGGCATCCAGGCCGAAGGCCTGCTCGAGGGGTTCGTGCCGCTGCACGCGGTCACCACCGACATCGCCGAGGCGCTGGACGGCGTCGAGCTCGTCTTCGTCGTCGGTCCCGCCTATGCGACCGAGCCGTTCGGTGCCGACACCCGTGGTCACCTCCGACCCGGCATGACCGTCGTGGTCTGCCCCAGCTCGTGCGTCGGCAGTCTCGCCTTCAAACACGCCGCGGGCCTGGACCTCGACGACGAGAGCGTCCTGGTCGGCGAGACCAGCACACTGCCGTACGCCGCGCGGGCGTCGATGCACGCCAGTGTGCGGATCTTCCACCGCTTCGACACCGGGTTGTCGGCTGCCGCTGCTCCGCGCGCCGGTACCCCGCGGCTGGTCGAGGTCCTGCGGCAGGTGTACCCGCACACGGAGGAGGCCTCGGGGATCTTCCAGACCACGCTGCAGAACGGCAACCCGGTCATCCACCCGGCGGTCACCCTGCTGAACGCAGCGCTGATCGAGCGCACGGGCGGCGACTTCATGTTCTACGAGGAAGGGGTCACCGAGGCGGTCGGGCGTTTCATGAAAGCCGTGGACGACGAGCGGCTGGCGATCGCACAGGCGGTCGGCGTGACGATCCTGACCGAGCCGGAGATCGGCGTCCGCCAGGGTTACATGACCGAGGCCAACTACACCACGGGCTACTCCACAGCACCGGGCTTCCGCGGCATCAAGGCCCAGGGTGAGCTGGACCACCGCTACCTGACCGAGGACGTGGGCTACTCGTTGGTCTTCTTCACCGACCTGGCACGGCACCTGTCGGTGCCGACCCCGACCATGGACGCCGTGATCCACATCGCCTCGGTCGTCACCGGTCAGGACTTCGCCACCGAGCGCGCGCGCACCATGCACACCATGGGTCTGGCGGGGATGACGCGCGAACAGCTCGCAGCATTCTGA
- a CDS encoding DUF402 domain-containing protein, whose product MIDIRGRREARLHRIKRPAGLYTFEVELLCEDHDGTWLYGRIGSRWNTLHESGEMPVAIAILLATDRPWAVWWIDDPVDRRIEIDVCLPPERVDNGWVYVDLDLEVTRHEPDQLVEIEDWDEHERAVAAGWMSFDEALLARATAEAMTDTLRRDEEPWLARGWQLLAEAAEQHRDAEQAASPQVMAGG is encoded by the coding sequence GTGATCGACATCAGGGGTCGGCGTGAGGCCCGACTGCACCGGATCAAGCGGCCTGCCGGGCTGTACACCTTCGAGGTGGAACTGCTGTGCGAGGACCACGACGGCACGTGGCTGTACGGCCGGATTGGCTCTCGCTGGAACACCCTGCACGAGAGCGGTGAGATGCCGGTCGCGATCGCCATCCTGCTCGCCACGGATCGTCCCTGGGCTGTCTGGTGGATCGACGACCCGGTCGACCGCCGGATCGAGATCGACGTGTGCCTGCCGCCGGAGCGGGTCGACAACGGCTGGGTCTATGTCGACCTCGACCTCGAGGTGACCCGGCACGAGCCGGACCAGCTGGTCGAGATCGAGGACTGGGACGAGCACGAGCGTGCCGTGGCCGCCGGCTGGATGAGCTTCGACGAAGCCCTGCTGGCCCGTGCCACGGCGGAGGCGATGACGGACACGCTGCGCCGGGACGAGGAGCCCTGGCTCGCCCGCGGCTGGCAGCTGCTGGCCGAAGCCGCCGAGCAGCACCGTGACGCCGAGCAGGCCGCGAGCCCGCAGGTGATGGCCGGCGGCTGA
- the ilvD gene encoding dihydroxy-acid dehydratase has product MPAYRSKTSTAGRNMAGARSLWRATGMKDGDFDKPIIAVANSFTQFVPGHVHLKDLGQLVAREIEAAGGVAKEFHTIAVDDGIAMGHDGMLYSLPSRDIIADSVEYMVNAHCADAIVAISNCDKITPGMLMAAMRLNIPVVFVSGGPMEAGKTTLAAGGVRKLDLIDAMVMAADPTVSDDDVARIERSACPTCGSCSGMFTANSMNCLVEALGLALPGNGTVVATHADREQLFRRAGRLAVELCRRWYEQDDASVLPRSVGMAAFENAMTLDIAMGGSTNTILHLLAIAQEAEIDFTMTDIDRLSRSVPQLCKVAPNTTKYHLEDVHRAGGIMAILGELDRAGKLHTDVPTVHSISLKAALDEWDIARHPSDDVATFYLAGPGGVPTQQAFSQSTRWPDLDLDRETGCIRSAEHAFSQDGGLAVLTGNIAPDGCVVKTAGVDDELLVFEGTAHVTESQDEAVANILSDKVRAGDVVIVRYEGPKGGPGMQEMLYPTSYIKSKGLGKACALLTDGRFSGGTSGLSIGHVSPEAAAGGPIGLVRNGDRIRIDIPQRRIDVLVTDDELARRRAEQDAAGWRPANPRPRRVSAALRAYAKLATSADKGAVRDLSQLD; this is encoded by the coding sequence GTGCCGGCCTACCGCTCCAAAACCTCCACCGCCGGACGCAACATGGCCGGCGCCCGTTCGTTGTGGCGCGCCACCGGGATGAAGGACGGCGACTTCGACAAGCCGATCATCGCCGTCGCCAACTCCTTCACCCAGTTCGTGCCGGGCCACGTGCACCTGAAGGACCTGGGCCAGCTCGTCGCGCGCGAGATCGAGGCCGCGGGCGGGGTCGCCAAGGAGTTCCACACCATCGCCGTCGACGACGGCATCGCGATGGGCCACGACGGCATGCTCTACTCGCTGCCCAGCCGCGACATCATCGCCGACTCGGTCGAGTACATGGTCAACGCGCACTGCGCCGATGCGATCGTGGCCATCTCGAACTGCGACAAGATCACCCCCGGCATGCTGATGGCCGCCATGCGGCTCAACATCCCGGTGGTGTTCGTCTCCGGCGGCCCGATGGAGGCCGGCAAGACCACGCTGGCCGCAGGCGGCGTCCGCAAGCTCGACCTGATCGACGCCATGGTGATGGCGGCCGACCCGACGGTCTCGGACGACGACGTCGCCCGGATCGAGCGCTCGGCGTGCCCGACCTGCGGGTCGTGCTCGGGCATGTTCACCGCCAACTCGATGAACTGCCTGGTCGAGGCACTGGGCCTGGCGCTGCCGGGCAACGGCACCGTGGTGGCCACGCACGCCGACCGCGAGCAGCTGTTCCGCCGCGCCGGACGCCTCGCCGTCGAGTTGTGCCGGCGCTGGTACGAGCAGGACGACGCGTCCGTGCTGCCGCGCTCGGTGGGCATGGCCGCCTTCGAGAACGCCATGACGCTGGACATCGCGATGGGCGGCTCGACCAACACGATCCTCCACCTGCTGGCCATTGCCCAGGAGGCCGAGATCGACTTCACGATGACCGACATCGACCGGCTCTCGCGCTCGGTGCCGCAGCTGTGCAAGGTGGCGCCCAACACCACCAAATACCACCTCGAGGACGTGCACCGCGCCGGCGGCATCATGGCGATCCTGGGTGAGCTCGACCGGGCCGGCAAACTGCACACCGACGTGCCGACAGTGCACAGCATCAGCCTCAAGGCAGCGCTCGACGAGTGGGACATCGCCCGCCACCCCAGCGATGACGTGGCGACCTTCTACCTCGCCGGCCCCGGCGGCGTCCCCACGCAGCAGGCGTTCAGCCAGTCGACGCGCTGGCCCGACCTCGACCTCGACCGCGAGACCGGCTGCATCCGCTCGGCCGAGCACGCCTTCAGCCAGGACGGCGGCTTGGCGGTGCTGACCGGCAACATCGCCCCCGACGGCTGCGTGGTCAAGACCGCCGGCGTGGACGACGAGCTGCTGGTCTTCGAGGGCACCGCCCACGTCACCGAGTCGCAGGACGAGGCAGTGGCGAACATCTTGTCCGACAAGGTCCGTGCCGGCGACGTCGTCATCGTGCGCTACGAGGGGCCGAAGGGTGGCCCCGGCATGCAGGAGATGCTCTACCCGACGTCGTACATCAAGTCGAAGGGTCTGGGTAAGGCCTGTGCCCTGCTGACCGACGGCCGATTCTCCGGTGGCACCTCGGGCCTGTCGATCGGGCACGTCTCCCCCGAGGCCGCGGCCGGCGGCCCGATCGGCCTGGTGCGCAACGGGGATCGGATCCGCATCGACATCCCGCAGCGCCGGATCGACGTCCTGGTCACCGACGACGAACTGGCCCGGCGCCGGGCCGAACAGGACGCGGCGGGATGGCGACCGGCCAACCCCCGCCCCCGCAGGGTGTCCGCCGCGTTGCGCGCCTACGCCAAGCTGGCCACCTCGGCCGACAAGGGCGCCGTCCGCGACCTGTCGCAGCTGGACTGA
- a CDS encoding class I SAM-dependent methyltransferase gives MTHAHGSEFPTTQSPSEFWEQRYAGDTSVWSGRVNATLADVLTPRAITPGRALDLGCGEGGDAIWLARQGWQVTAVDISPTAVARGAAMAAETGLDGAITWIAHDLTTWTSEATFDLVTASFFQAPVELARIEILRRTAGRIAAGGHLVVISHAAAPPWASPEHIGNHRFLTPAEELAELALADGWEVVLAEVRRREATGPDGGPAQLDDGVLLLRRR, from the coding sequence GTGACCCACGCTCACGGTTCCGAGTTCCCCACCACGCAGTCGCCCAGCGAGTTCTGGGAGCAGCGCTACGCCGGGGACACGTCGGTGTGGTCGGGCCGGGTGAACGCCACCCTGGCCGACGTGCTGACCCCCCGGGCGATCACCCCCGGCCGCGCACTCGACCTCGGCTGCGGCGAGGGGGGCGACGCGATCTGGTTGGCCCGACAGGGCTGGCAGGTCACCGCGGTCGACATCTCGCCGACGGCAGTGGCCCGCGGTGCCGCGATGGCCGCCGAGACCGGGCTGGACGGCGCGATCACCTGGATCGCCCACGACCTGACCACCTGGACCAGCGAGGCGACGTTCGACCTGGTCACGGCGTCCTTCTTCCAGGCCCCGGTCGAGCTGGCCCGGATCGAGATCCTGCGCCGGACGGCCGGCCGGATCGCTGCGGGGGGCCACCTGGTCGTCATCTCGCACGCGGCCGCGCCGCCGTGGGCGTCACCGGAGCACATCGGCAACCACCGGTTCCTGACCCCGGCCGAGGAACTCGCCGAGCTGGCCCTGGCCGACGGCTGGGAGGTCGTCCTGGCCGAGGTGCGCCGGCGAGAGGCAACCGGCCCGGACGGCGGACCGGCCCAGCTGGACGACGGGGTACTGTTGCTGCGGCGCCGCTGA
- a CDS encoding TVP38/TMEM64 family protein, protein MTRTWLKLLLFVAVVLSGVAVLILAPRPDVEQLREWVAGGGPWVPVWFVLGYAAATLLLVPRTVLSAAAGLAFGAVAGVAIVWTGSMLAALAAFWLGRALGRDGVARLAGHHLDRLDALVLRHGVLAVLLARLAPMMPFSVVNYGSGLSAVRFWPYTVATAVGIVPGTVAYVTVGAAGAQPDRLLLAVTGALFALTGIVGWIARRRARTSG, encoded by the coding sequence ATGACCCGCACCTGGCTGAAGCTGTTGCTCTTCGTCGCCGTGGTGCTGTCCGGCGTGGCGGTGCTGATCCTCGCGCCACGGCCGGACGTCGAGCAGCTCCGGGAGTGGGTGGCTGGCGGTGGCCCGTGGGTCCCGGTGTGGTTCGTGCTCGGCTATGCCGCCGCGACGCTGTTGCTGGTGCCGCGAACCGTGCTCTCGGCCGCCGCCGGCCTGGCCTTCGGCGCGGTGGCAGGGGTGGCGATCGTGTGGACCGGGTCGATGCTGGCGGCCCTCGCGGCCTTCTGGCTGGGCCGGGCGCTGGGGCGGGACGGCGTGGCCCGACTGGCTGGGCACCACCTCGATCGCCTGGACGCGCTCGTGCTGCGCCACGGAGTGCTCGCCGTCCTCCTGGCCCGGTTGGCGCCGATGATGCCGTTCTCGGTGGTGAATTACGGTAGCGGGCTGAGCGCCGTCCGGTTCTGGCCGTACACCGTGGCCACCGCGGTCGGCATCGTGCCGGGCACGGTGGCCTATGTGACGGTCGGCGCCGCCGGCGCGCAGCCCGACCGGCTGCTGCTGGCCGTCACGGGTGCGCTGTTCGCCCTGACCGGGATCGTCGGCTGGATCGCTCGCCGGCGCGCCCGAACCTCCGGCTGA
- a CDS encoding TVP38/TMEM64 family protein, whose product MSEIRTWWRLSAFGALLLTGVLVVIFVPMPDVAQVRSWAGDSGMWFPLLFGLGYVVATLLLVPRTLLSAMAGLVFSLTSGLVLVWVSALVGAIAGFWIGRWLGRDGVARLAGRHLDRLDDLVVRHGVFAVLTARLAPMVPCAAVNYGSGLTAVRFWPYTLATAIGIVPGTVVYVGLGSYAAHLDNWWLVLFAGALLGLTAAGGVYAKRRESPTSRTT is encoded by the coding sequence ATGAGCGAGATCAGAACCTGGTGGCGGCTGAGCGCGTTCGGCGCTCTGCTGCTGACCGGTGTGCTGGTCGTGATCTTCGTCCCGATGCCGGACGTCGCACAGGTGCGCTCGTGGGCCGGCGACAGCGGCATGTGGTTCCCGCTGCTGTTCGGCCTCGGCTATGTCGTGGCGACACTGCTGCTGGTGCCCCGCACCCTGCTGTCGGCCATGGCCGGGTTGGTCTTCAGCCTGACCAGCGGCCTGGTGCTGGTCTGGGTCAGCGCCCTGGTCGGCGCCATCGCCGGGTTCTGGATCGGCCGCTGGCTGGGCCGAGACGGGGTGGCCCGGCTGGCGGGCCGGCATCTGGATCGCCTGGACGACCTGGTGGTGCGGCACGGGGTGTTCGCCGTGCTGACCGCCCGGCTCGCGCCGATGGTGCCGTGTGCCGCGGTGAACTACGGCAGCGGGCTGACCGCCGTCCGGTTCTGGCCCTACACGCTGGCCACGGCGATCGGCATCGTGCCGGGAACCGTGGTGTACGTCGGGCTCGGCTCCTACGCGGCCCACCTCGACAACTGGTGGTTGGTGCTCTTCGCCGGTGCGCTACTGGGGCTGACCGCGGCCGGTGGGGTCTACGCCAAGCGCCGAGAGAGTCCCACCAGCCGCACCACCTGA